Proteins encoded together in one Terriglobales bacterium window:
- a CDS encoding anhydro-N-acetylmuramic acid kinase — protein sequence MIVAGVMSGTSADGINVAVVRLTGRGWKTRFSLVKHERHPYPDAVRRAVLGAMNARAAAVADLARLNFLLGELYAEAVQKTVRRAGLAGVELVGCHGQTLYHQGHPALFLGRKVAATWQTGEGAVLAARVGAPVVSDFRPADMAAGGQGAPLVPFLDYLVYRDRRVGRIAQNIGGIANLTAIPAGAEPEDVIAFDTGPGNMVIDALMQRLYGRAYDPGGRAAGRGRVREDALERLLAHPFFGRRPPKTAGREQFGREFVSGLLRLCRGARKEDILATATALTARSIGLAVEGVVLATEGQRRRAKTLYRDFVVSGGGTKNRTLMKMLAQELEPFGLRLRRSDEFGVPAEAKEAMAFAVLAYQTCMSQPGNLPAATGARRAVVLGKVSF from the coding sequence ATCCTTATCCGGACGCGGTACGGCGGGCGGTGCTGGGAGCGATGAATGCTCGCGCCGCCGCCGTAGCCGACCTGGCGCGGCTGAACTTCCTGCTGGGCGAACTTTACGCCGAGGCGGTGCAGAAGACGGTACGGCGCGCCGGCCTCGCGGGCGTCGAACTGGTGGGTTGCCACGGGCAGACGCTCTACCACCAGGGCCACCCGGCACTGTTTCTGGGCAGGAAGGTCGCGGCGACCTGGCAGACCGGCGAAGGAGCCGTGCTCGCGGCGCGGGTGGGCGCGCCGGTGGTTTCGGACTTCCGCCCGGCGGATATGGCGGCGGGCGGGCAAGGCGCGCCTCTGGTTCCCTTCCTCGACTACCTGGTGTACCGCGACCGACGTGTGGGGCGAATCGCGCAGAACATTGGAGGCATCGCCAACCTGACGGCGATTCCGGCAGGAGCGGAACCCGAGGATGTCATCGCGTTCGACACCGGGCCGGGCAACATGGTGATCGATGCATTGATGCAGCGGCTCTATGGCCGGGCGTACGACCCTGGCGGACGTGCCGCAGGGCGCGGACGCGTGCGCGAGGACGCGCTCGAAAGGCTGCTGGCGCATCCGTTCTTCGGCCGGCGGCCTCCGAAAACGGCGGGGCGGGAACAGTTCGGACGCGAGTTCGTGAGCGGGCTGCTGAGACTCTGCCGCGGGGCCCGCAAGGAAGACATCCTGGCGACGGCGACGGCTCTGACGGCGCGCTCCATCGGTCTGGCTGTGGAGGGGGTGGTGTTAGCCACAGAGGGACAGAGACGCAGAGCAAAGACGCTCTACCGGGATTTTGTGGTCTCAGGTGGTGGGACGAAGAACCGCACGCTGATGAAGATGCTGGCGCAGGAGTTGGAACCCTTTGGCCTGCGCCTGCGGCGATCGGACGAGTTCGGCGTACCGGCGGAAGCCAAGGAAGCCATGGCGTTTGCCGTGCTCGCCTATCAGACCTGCATGAGCCAGCCGGGGAACCTGCCGGCAGCGACGGGAGCGAGAAGAGCGGTAGTGCTGGGGAAGGTGAGCTTCTAG
- a CDS encoding ABC transporter substrate-binding protein, whose protein sequence is MRAQSTEPRGRTGKTPRTFYRHAPLLAAIFLLVFTSSCTSKPDADTLVMIIESAPQNLDPRVGTDAQSERIGALLFDALLERDQHFQVQPHLAVSWEIPDPLTYVFHLRRGVRFHDGRALTSRDVKWTFDSVRDGTLRTPKASTYRWIERIETPDDATVVFHLREPYAPLLWNLSGGAIGVVPYGSGPELKTKPVGSGPFRFVSLAQDKDVVIERNDDYWGEKPRVKQVRFAVVPDTTTRVLELEKGSADVAINALTADMVEALRSEGRLRITEGPGTIYAYIALNLEDPVLKDVRVRRALGYAIDRRPILHYLWRDLARPAESLLPPEHWAFSAEGAKYDYDPERARRLLDEAGYPASSNGVRLRLTMKTSTEESTRLLAAVLQQQLRAVGVELEIRSYEFATFFSDVTRGAFQVISLRWIGGNEDPDIFEHVFHSASFPPKRANRGHYASPRVDALIDEARRTPDSETRRRLYAEVQRRIAEDVPYIHLWYLDNVLVHSPRVKGAQVASSGNYDFLKTVELE, encoded by the coding sequence TTGCGAGCACAGAGTACCGAGCCGCGAGGGAGAACGGGCAAGACGCCCCGAACCTTTTACCGTCACGCGCCGCTCCTCGCGGCCATTTTCCTGCTGGTCTTCACCTCGTCGTGCACGAGCAAGCCCGACGCCGACACGCTGGTGATGATCATCGAAAGCGCGCCACAGAACCTGGACCCGCGGGTGGGAACGGACGCGCAGTCGGAGCGCATCGGCGCGCTGCTGTTCGACGCCCTGCTGGAGCGTGACCAGCACTTCCAGGTGCAGCCCCACCTGGCCGTGAGCTGGGAGATCCCCGACCCGCTGACCTACGTGTTTCATCTGCGCCGCGGGGTGCGCTTTCACGATGGCCGGGCGCTTACCTCGCGCGACGTGAAGTGGACCTTCGACTCCGTGCGTGACGGCACACTGCGCACCCCCAAGGCCTCGACCTACCGGTGGATCGAACGCATCGAGACGCCGGACGATGCCACCGTGGTCTTCCACCTGCGGGAGCCCTACGCGCCGCTGCTGTGGAACCTTTCGGGCGGCGCCATCGGCGTCGTTCCCTATGGCAGCGGGCCGGAACTGAAGACGAAGCCGGTGGGCAGCGGGCCCTTCCGCTTCGTCAGCCTGGCGCAGGACAAGGACGTGGTGATCGAGCGCAACGACGACTACTGGGGGGAGAAGCCCAGGGTGAAGCAGGTGCGCTTTGCCGTAGTGCCCGACACCACCACCCGGGTGCTGGAGTTGGAGAAAGGCTCGGCCGACGTCGCTATCAATGCGCTGACCGCGGACATGGTGGAGGCGCTGCGGAGCGAAGGGCGGCTGCGCATCACCGAAGGACCGGGGACGATCTACGCCTACATCGCGCTCAATCTCGAGGATCCGGTCCTCAAGGACGTGCGCGTGCGTCGCGCGCTCGGCTATGCCATCGATCGGCGGCCCATCCTGCACTATCTGTGGCGGGACCTAGCACGGCCAGCCGAGAGCCTGCTTCCGCCCGAACACTGGGCGTTTTCCGCCGAAGGCGCGAAGTACGACTACGATCCGGAGCGCGCACGAAGGCTGCTGGACGAAGCCGGTTATCCGGCGTCCAGCAACGGAGTGCGACTCCGCCTGACCATGAAGACCTCTACGGAGGAATCCACCCGGCTGCTGGCGGCCGTATTGCAGCAGCAGTTGCGCGCGGTGGGCGTCGAGCTGGAGATCCGCAGTTACGAGTTCGCGACCTTTTTCAGCGACGTGACCCGAGGCGCCTTCCAGGTGATCTCGCTGCGCTGGATCGGGGGCAATGAAGACCCGGACATCTTCGAGCACGTCTTCCACTCGGCGAGCTTCCCTCCCAAGCGGGCGAACCGCGGGCACTACGCCAGCCCGCGCGTGGACGCGCTGATCGACGAGGCGCGGCGCACTCCCGATAGCGAAACCCGGCGGCGCCTCTATGCCGAGGTGCAGCGCCGGATCGCCGAAGACGTGCCCTACATCCATCTCTGGTACCTGGACAACGTGCTGGTGCACTCGCCGCGGGTGAAGGGAGCGCAGGTCGCCTCTTCGGGAAACTACGACTTCTTGAAGACGGTAGAGCTGGAGTAA
- a CDS encoding TIGR00282 family metallophosphoesterase, giving the protein MRILFIGDIFGRPGRGIVRDHLADQVAQRKVDLVIANAENAAAGFGVTPSIAEELLGLGIDVLTTGNHVWDKREIVEYLQSADGNATSAARRVLRPANYPAGTPGFGIYEGATRGGVAYAVLNLQGRVFMVDNDDPFRVADQLLKSVRAKVVIVDIHAEATSEKIAMGWYLDGRVTAVIGTHTHVPTADERVLPQGTAYLTDVGMTGPYDSVIGVEKQKVLERFLTSMPARFEPARGDVRLCAALIECDPASGKASAIERVVLRGEK; this is encoded by the coding sequence ATGCGCATCCTGTTCATCGGCGACATCTTCGGGCGGCCGGGGCGCGGCATCGTGCGCGACCACCTGGCGGACCAGGTGGCCCAGCGCAAGGTCGACCTGGTGATCGCCAACGCGGAGAACGCCGCCGCGGGCTTCGGCGTGACGCCTTCGATCGCGGAAGAACTGCTGGGCCTGGGCATCGACGTGCTCACCACCGGGAACCACGTCTGGGACAAGCGCGAGATCGTGGAATACCTGCAGTCGGCCGATGGCAACGCGACCAGCGCGGCCCGGCGCGTACTGCGTCCCGCGAACTATCCCGCCGGCACGCCCGGATTCGGCATCTACGAGGGCGCGACCAGGGGCGGCGTCGCCTACGCGGTTCTGAACCTGCAGGGGCGGGTGTTCATGGTGGACAACGACGACCCGTTCCGCGTCGCCGATCAGCTGCTGAAGAGTGTCCGCGCCAAGGTAGTGATCGTGGACATACACGCGGAGGCGACTTCGGAGAAGATCGCCATGGGCTGGTACCTGGACGGGCGCGTGACCGCAGTGATCGGCACCCATACCCACGTGCCCACAGCCGATGAGCGCGTGCTCCCGCAGGGCACGGCCTACCTGACCGACGTCGGCATGACCGGTCCCTACGACAGCGTGATCGGCGTGGAGAAGCAGAAGGTCCTGGAGCGCTTCCTCACCAGCATGCCGGCGCGCTTTGAGCCGGCACGGGGCGACGTGAGGCTGTGCGCCGCCCTCATCGAGTGCGATCCGGCAAGCGGCAAAGCGAGTGCGATCGAACGAGTGGTCCTGAGAGGGGAAAAATAA